DNA from Thermococcus argininiproducens:
TCGCCATTAGCCTTTCCCTCCCGTAACTACTATGCCTCTAATCAGATACTTATTCAGCACAAGGAAGAGGATTATCGTGGGTGCGGATGCCACGAGTGAACCTGCGATTATTGGAGTGTATTCAGTCCACATGCTTCGTTGGAAAGCAAAACTAAGTCCTACTGGGAGTGTGAAGTTCTCAGGAGATCTTAAGAAGATCAGTGGGCCTATAAATGCATTCCAAGAGCCTAAGAATTGATATACTGCCACTGCTCCAAGGGCAGGTCTTGCTAGAGGTAGAGCAATGTAGAAAAATGATTTTATCGGTCCGCATCCATCCAAACGAGCAGCTTCAAATATTTCGGTGGAAAGGGACATGAAGTACTGTCTCATTAGGAATATACTCGAGACATTAGTGAGGCCCAGAAGGGCAAGTCCAAAGATGTTGTCTATTAGTCCAAGCTTATATATTATAATGTAATTTGGCACTAAGGTTACGAACATGGGAATCATCAAGAGTGAAAGTAGAGCTGAAAAGAGAACGTCTCTCCCTGGGAATTTCAATCTAGCAAATGCATAACCGGCCATGCTGGTAAACATTATATTACCTGCAACTATTAAACCCGCATAAAGAGCCGTGTTTCTAATCCATCTTGGGAATAATTCCAATCTAAAGAGTTTCTGATAATTCTCTAGGGTGAATGGACTAGGCATCCACTCTGGAGGGTATCTTGAAGCTTGAGCCCATGTCATAAAAGAAGCTACAAGAGATCGGATGAATGGCATTAGATAAACGAGTGCAAAGGTTAATAAGACTGCATAGGTTATTACAACCCATATGCGACGTATTAATAGTTCCTTTTCTTTGGGTGTCATCTCATAGCCCTCCCGTATTTTTTCTGGAAGATATATGTGGTTGTAAAGATTATAGCAAAGAGGAACCAACTTTTAGCTGCTGCAACCCCGGGGTTAATTCTTGTA
Protein-coding regions in this window:
- a CDS encoding carbohydrate ABC transporter permease codes for the protein MTPKEKELLIRRIWVVITYAVLLTFALVYLMPFIRSLVASFMTWAQASRYPPEWMPSPFTLENYQKLFRLELFPRWIRNTALYAGLIVAGNIMFTSMAGYAFARLKFPGRDVLFSALLSLLMIPMFVTLVPNYIIIYKLGLIDNIFGLALLGLTNVSSIFLMRQYFMSLSTEIFEAARLDGCGPIKSFFYIALPLARPALGAVAVYQFLGSWNAFIGPLIFLRSPENFTLPVGLSFAFQRSMWTEYTPIIAGSLVASAPTIILFLVLNKYLIRGIVVTGGKG